A single genomic interval of Bacillota bacterium harbors:
- a CDS encoding HAD family hydrolase yields the protein MLPVRFGPVVAEVEAIIFDKDGTLVDCFPWWMAMAEERRKALGEIIRLTPDLAAHLDAVDGYDRGRCWIDPAGPLAMASRAEETIIAAGALYRYAGLGWSEARSVIEKAFARAEERLLARIGEVSQALPGAAAALSDLRKAGLRLAVATTDMVTRSEVMLTMTGLRPFLHYLGGSDLVKRGKPHPDLVLHVCEQLGVQPEHVAMVGDTPDDMALGRNAGVRLKVGVLTGTNPREKLEPLADVVIGSVAEIRPAG from the coding sequence ATGCTCCCTGTCCGTTTCGGCCCGGTGGTGGCCGAGGTCGAGGCGATCATCTTCGACAAGGACGGTACCCTCGTCGATTGTTTTCCATGGTGGATGGCCATGGCCGAGGAGCGCCGTAAGGCCCTGGGCGAGATCATCCGGCTGACCCCGGACCTGGCCGCGCACCTCGATGCGGTGGATGGATACGACCGCGGGCGCTGTTGGATCGATCCGGCCGGGCCCCTGGCCATGGCCTCGCGGGCCGAGGAGACGATCATCGCCGCCGGGGCCCTGTACCGATACGCCGGGCTCGGATGGAGCGAGGCGCGGTCGGTCATCGAAAAGGCCTTCGCCCGGGCCGAGGAACGGCTCCTGGCCAGGATTGGTGAGGTCAGCCAGGCCCTGCCCGGAGCGGCCGCGGCCCTGAGCGACCTGAGAAAGGCCGGCCTCCGGCTGGCCGTGGCCACCACCGATATGGTCACCCGCAGCGAGGTCATGCTGACCATGACCGGCCTCCGCCCGTTCCTGCACTACCTGGGCGGGAGCGACCTGGTCAAGCGCGGCAAGCCCCACCCGGACCTCGTCCTCCACGTCTGCGAGCAACTCGGGGTTCAGCCCGAGCACGTGGCGATGGTCGGAGACACCCCCGACGACATGGCCCTCGGCCGGAACGCCGGGGTGCGCCTCAAGGTGGGGGTCCTGACCGGGACCAACCCGCGCGAGAAGCTCGAGCCGCTGGCCGACGTGGTCATTGGTTCAGTGGCCGAGATCCGGCCGGCCGGCTGA
- the recO gene encoding DNA repair protein RecO — translation MSLYKTEGIILRSRNLGEADKALTLYTREEGKVQVSAAGARRARSPLAAATQPFIHGFVLCFRGRGLDRLSQCEIREPFTGIREDLVKAAYGAYLAELTDEFTRERDRNPDLFLLLLATLHMLQAGAEPEVTARLFELRLLSLTGFRPEFERCAGCGRALGGGDAGRRAFSPAAGGVLCPECAAVDESALTVPAGAVESARFLLTADLRKAVALKLAPTVARALEQMLAEHIQHRLDKPLKTLAFLREVRDPGSV, via the coding sequence GTGTCCCTCTACAAGACCGAAGGGATCATCCTCCGCTCGCGCAACCTCGGCGAGGCGGACAAAGCGCTGACCCTCTACACCCGTGAGGAAGGCAAGGTCCAGGTGTCCGCGGCCGGGGCCCGGCGGGCCCGGAGCCCGCTGGCCGCCGCCACCCAGCCCTTCATCCACGGGTTTGTTCTTTGTTTCCGCGGGCGGGGCCTGGACCGGCTCAGCCAATGCGAGATCCGCGAGCCCTTCACCGGCATCCGCGAGGACCTCGTCAAGGCGGCCTACGGGGCCTACCTGGCCGAGCTGACCGATGAGTTCACCCGGGAACGTGACCGCAACCCGGACCTCTTCCTCCTCCTCCTGGCGACCCTCCACATGCTCCAAGCGGGGGCCGAACCGGAGGTCACGGCCAGACTCTTCGAGTTGAGGCTGCTGTCCCTGACCGGCTTCCGGCCGGAGTTCGAGCGCTGCGCCGGATGCGGGCGGGCACTCGGTGGGGGCGACGCGGGCCGGCGGGCCTTCTCGCCGGCCGCCGGCGGCGTCCTCTGCCCCGAATGCGCGGCCGTCGACGAGTCGGCCCTGACCGTCCCGGCCGGGGCCGTCGAATCGGCCCGCTTCCTGCTGACCGCCGACCTGCGCAAGGCGGTCGCCCTCAAGCTGGCTCCGACCGTCGCCAGGGCCCTCGAGCAGATGTTGGCCGAGCACATCCAGCACCGGCTGGACAAGCCCCTCAAGACCCTGGCTTTCCTGCGCGAGGTGCGGGACCCGGGCTCGGTCTGA
- a CDS encoding MurT ligase domain-containing protein, which produces MSHYGLRGRIALASAKLSFYASRAAGRGGSNLPGKVALTIDPAILRTLGARVKRGSILVTGTNGKTTTARMLTSIMRTAGYRVIHNPSGANLRYGVAAAFVNAADCLGRIEADYAVFEVDEGWLPLVANDLKCVGLVVTNFSRDQVDRYGQIENVVTKVGRGLASIPGGFCVLNADDPLVASLDSQSGRIVRFFGAENGFGDRHTEGHLIEGRHCPRCGALLTYKVEYFAHAGIYQCPGCGYGRPTASVILRKIKPRGAEGSLLTVEHGAGPLEVSLAFPGLFNAYNALAALTAATCLGIDENVARLGLERCRPAFGRGEVVKVRGRKVFIGMVKNPVGCNEMIKAIVMHPQPKALIVAMNDPLVRGIDVGWIWDVGFENLFEGPTGFERTVVSGTWADDLALRLKYASAQDHRIRREPDYRRALELGLAAVPPGAFVFALCNYTGMLMIRKVLQPMGRLTSYWIP; this is translated from the coding sequence TTGAGCCACTATGGTCTCCGCGGGCGGATAGCCTTGGCTTCCGCTAAGCTGTCGTTCTACGCGAGTCGGGCGGCCGGTCGCGGCGGTTCCAACCTGCCCGGGAAGGTCGCCCTGACCATCGACCCGGCCATCCTGAGGACCCTCGGTGCCAGGGTCAAGCGCGGCAGCATCCTGGTCACCGGGACCAACGGCAAGACGACGACCGCCAGGATGCTGACTTCGATCATGAGGACGGCGGGCTACCGGGTGATCCACAACCCGTCCGGGGCTAACCTCCGGTATGGCGTGGCCGCCGCCTTCGTCAACGCCGCCGACTGCCTGGGCCGGATCGAGGCCGACTACGCCGTCTTCGAAGTCGATGAGGGATGGCTGCCCCTGGTGGCCAACGACCTCAAGTGCGTCGGTCTGGTGGTCACCAACTTCTCCCGCGACCAGGTCGACCGCTACGGGCAGATCGAGAACGTCGTCACCAAGGTCGGGCGCGGGCTGGCCTCGATCCCGGGCGGCTTCTGCGTCCTCAACGCCGACGACCCCCTGGTGGCCAGTCTCGATTCGCAATCGGGCCGGATCGTCCGCTTCTTCGGGGCCGAGAACGGCTTCGGCGACAGGCACACCGAGGGCCACCTGATTGAGGGCCGGCATTGCCCGCGTTGCGGTGCCCTCCTGACCTACAAGGTCGAGTACTTCGCCCATGCCGGCATCTACCAGTGCCCCGGCTGCGGCTACGGGCGGCCCACGGCCTCGGTCATCCTGCGGAAGATCAAGCCCCGCGGGGCTGAGGGGTCGCTGCTCACCGTGGAGCACGGCGCCGGCCCACTCGAGGTCTCCCTGGCCTTCCCCGGGCTGTTCAACGCCTACAACGCCCTGGCCGCCCTGACCGCGGCGACCTGCCTCGGCATCGACGAAAACGTCGCCCGCTTGGGGTTGGAGCGTTGCCGGCCGGCCTTTGGCCGGGGCGAGGTGGTCAAGGTCCGCGGCCGCAAGGTCTTCATCGGTATGGTCAAGAACCCCGTCGGCTGCAATGAGATGATCAAGGCCATCGTCATGCACCCGCAACCCAAGGCCCTCATCGTGGCCATGAACGACCCCCTCGTCCGCGGCATCGACGTCGGCTGGATCTGGGACGTCGGCTTCGAGAACCTCTTCGAGGGGCCGACCGGCTTCGAGCGGACCGTGGTCTCCGGTACCTGGGCCGATGACCTGGCCCTGAGGCTCAAATACGCGTCCGCCCAGGACCATCGCATCCGGCGAGAGCCGGATTACCGGCGGGCTCTCGAACTGGGGCTGGCCGCCGTCCCACCGGGCGCCTTCGTCTTCGCCCTCTGCAACTACACCGGGATGCTGATGATCCGCAAGGTGCTGCAGCCCATGGGCCGCCTGACAAGCTACTGGATTCCGTGA
- the ppdK gene encoding pyruvate, phosphate dikinase yields MSGVQYVFPFAEGRACQRDLLGGKGANLAEMTHIGLPVPPGFTISTEACKAFYAEGEKLPEGLWPAALAELDRLEKKTGKKLGDTHTPLLVSVRSGAKFSMPGMMDTILNLGLNDQTVLAVARATNDERFAYDCYRRFIQMFSNVVLKVDIHDFERLLEGHKEDQRVRFDHEISPDSLRSIVHEYKEVVKREAGRDFPQDPVVQLEMAVVAVFASWHNQRAIVYRKQNNIPADLGTAVNVQTMVFGNMGFDSGTGVIFTRNPATGDKGLYGEYLTNAQGEDVVAGIRTPKPIAELDKDLPAVYKQLVGVCGLLEQHYADMQDIEFTVEHGVLYLLQTRTGKRTAAAAVKIAADLVHEGKIGKREAIMRIEPDQLTKLLHRGIDPKAKLKVIAQGLPASPGAASGQVVFDADEAQARGEKGQKVLLVRPETTPDDIHGIIAAQGILTSRGGMTCHAAIVARHMGKPCVVGCDALKISVERKEVLVDGAAIHEGDLVSIDGATGQVILGEVPLVDPELSGEFEEILGWCDELKKLGVWANADTPGDAKKARDFGAKGIGLCRTEHMFMAHERIPVVQEMIVALNEKDRRAALDKLLPMQQGDFYGILKAMEGFPVTIRLLDPPLHEFLPDGEELAVDIARLRALASKGETGHDAEIAEKEELLKKVRALAEFNPMMGFRGCRLGVVHPEIYEMQCRAIFQAAAQLVKEGVDARPEVMIPLVGHIKELQLLRGMTERVLDEVQKATGVTLKQIMIGTMIEVPRAALTADEIATEAEFFSFGTNDLTQMTFGFSRDDAEAKFLPIYTQKGILPGNPFATLDEGGVGKLVEMAVRLGRGTRPGLQIGICGEHGGDPQSIGFCHRVGLDYVSCSPFRVPIARLAAAQANVAQKIAVEKDK; encoded by the coding sequence ATGAGCGGGGTACAGTACGTCTTTCCATTTGCCGAGGGACGGGCCTGTCAACGCGATCTGCTCGGCGGCAAGGGGGCCAACCTGGCCGAGATGACCCACATCGGGTTGCCCGTCCCGCCCGGGTTCACCATCAGCACCGAGGCCTGCAAGGCCTTCTACGCCGAGGGCGAGAAGCTTCCCGAAGGCCTGTGGCCGGCGGCCCTGGCGGAACTCGACCGCCTGGAGAAGAAGACCGGGAAGAAGCTGGGCGATACCCACACCCCGCTGTTGGTGTCGGTCCGGTCGGGCGCCAAGTTCTCCATGCCCGGGATGATGGACACCATCCTCAACCTGGGTCTCAATGATCAGACCGTGCTCGCCGTGGCCAGGGCCACGAACGACGAGCGCTTCGCCTACGACTGCTATCGGCGGTTCATCCAGATGTTCTCGAACGTCGTCCTCAAGGTCGACATCCACGACTTCGAGCGCCTCCTCGAGGGCCACAAGGAGGACCAGCGGGTCCGCTTCGACCACGAGATCTCGCCGGACAGCCTGAGGAGCATCGTCCACGAGTACAAGGAAGTCGTTAAGCGGGAGGCCGGGCGGGACTTCCCGCAGGACCCCGTGGTCCAGCTGGAGATGGCCGTCGTCGCCGTCTTCGCCTCCTGGCACAACCAGCGGGCCATCGTCTACCGCAAGCAGAACAACATTCCCGCCGACCTCGGGACGGCCGTCAACGTCCAGACGATGGTCTTCGGGAACATGGGTTTCGATTCGGGCACCGGGGTCATCTTCACCCGCAACCCGGCCACCGGTGACAAGGGCCTCTATGGCGAATACTTGACCAACGCCCAGGGCGAGGACGTGGTCGCCGGCATCCGCACCCCGAAGCCCATCGCCGAGCTTGACAAGGACCTTCCGGCCGTCTACAAGCAATTGGTCGGGGTCTGTGGACTGCTCGAGCAGCACTATGCCGACATGCAGGACATCGAGTTCACCGTCGAGCACGGCGTGCTCTATCTCCTGCAGACCCGGACCGGCAAGCGAACGGCCGCGGCGGCGGTCAAGATCGCCGCCGACCTCGTCCACGAGGGCAAGATCGGCAAGCGTGAGGCGATCATGCGGATCGAGCCCGACCAGTTGACCAAGCTCCTCCACCGTGGAATCGACCCCAAGGCCAAGCTGAAGGTGATCGCCCAGGGCCTGCCGGCCTCGCCGGGGGCCGCCTCCGGCCAGGTCGTCTTCGATGCCGACGAGGCCCAGGCTCGCGGGGAGAAGGGGCAGAAGGTCCTCCTGGTTCGCCCGGAGACCACCCCCGACGACATCCACGGGATCATCGCCGCCCAGGGCATCTTGACCAGCCGCGGCGGGATGACCTGCCACGCCGCCATCGTCGCCCGCCACATGGGCAAACCCTGCGTGGTCGGGTGCGACGCCTTGAAGATCAGCGTTGAGCGGAAGGAGGTCCTCGTCGACGGGGCGGCCATCCACGAGGGCGACCTCGTCTCCATCGACGGGGCCACCGGCCAGGTCATCCTGGGCGAAGTGCCCCTGGTCGACCCGGAGCTCTCCGGCGAGTTCGAGGAGATCCTGGGTTGGTGCGACGAGCTCAAAAAACTCGGCGTGTGGGCCAACGCCGATACGCCGGGCGACGCCAAGAAGGCCCGCGACTTCGGAGCCAAGGGGATCGGCCTGTGCCGGACTGAGCACATGTTCATGGCCCACGAGCGCATCCCCGTGGTCCAGGAGATGATCGTGGCCCTGAACGAAAAAGACCGCCGGGCGGCCCTTGACAAGCTCCTGCCGATGCAGCAAGGCGACTTCTACGGGATCCTCAAGGCGATGGAAGGGTTCCCGGTGACCATCCGTCTCCTCGACCCGCCGCTCCACGAGTTCCTTCCCGACGGCGAGGAGTTGGCCGTCGACATCGCCCGCCTGCGGGCGTTGGCCTCCAAGGGTGAGACCGGCCACGACGCCGAGATCGCCGAGAAAGAGGAGCTGCTCAAGAAAGTCCGGGCCCTGGCCGAGTTCAACCCGATGATGGGCTTCCGCGGCTGCCGTCTTGGCGTCGTCCATCCCGAGATCTACGAGATGCAGTGCCGGGCCATCTTCCAGGCCGCCGCCCAACTGGTCAAGGAGGGCGTTGACGCCCGGCCCGAGGTGATGATTCCCCTCGTCGGCCACATCAAGGAGCTCCAGCTCCTCCGCGGCATGACCGAGCGGGTCCTTGACGAGGTCCAGAAGGCCACCGGGGTGACCCTCAAGCAGATCATGATCGGGACGATGATCGAGGTCCCGCGGGCCGCCCTGACCGCCGACGAGATCGCCACCGAGGCCGAGTTCTTCTCCTTTGGCACCAACGACCTGACCCAGATGACCTTCGGCTTTTCCCGTGATGACGCCGAGGCCAAGTTCCTACCGATCTACACGCAAAAGGGCATCCTGCCCGGTAACCCCTTCGCCACCCTGGACGAGGGCGGCGTCGGCAAGCTCGTCGAGATGGCCGTCCGGCTCGGCCGGGGGACGCGGCCCGGCCTGCAGATCGGGATCTGCGGCGAGCACGGCGGGGACCCGCAGTCGATCGGCTTCTGCCATCGGGTGGGCCTGGACTACGTGTCCTGCTCGCCCTTTCGGGTGCCCATCGCCCGGCTGGCCGCCGCTCAGGCCAACGTGGCCCAAAAGATCGCCGTCGAAAAGGATAAGTGA
- a CDS encoding pyruvate, water dikinase regulatory protein, with protein MDRPAVFVVSDSIGETAELVARGAMSQFEEEFEVVRAPYISDRDHLLEVIERAHTRGSCAIVHTLLLPELREAMAVEAAARDIPQVDLFGPTLAALARVAGGAPRMETGLFRRVDEDYYRRIEAVEFAVDHDDGLDPRGLDRADVVLVGVSRTSKTPVSIYLANKRVKAANVPLVPEVPPPPELFKLPRGKVIGLTIDPEKLNDIRGERLEVLGLPGEAGYASRERIIEELEYAGGIMKHLGCRRIDVTGKAVEETAGAILRMIKGRETRD; from the coding sequence GTGGACCGGCCGGCCGTCTTCGTCGTCTCCGATTCCATTGGTGAAACCGCCGAGCTGGTCGCCAGAGGGGCCATGAGCCAGTTCGAGGAGGAGTTCGAAGTCGTTCGGGCGCCGTACATCAGCGACCGCGACCACCTCCTCGAAGTCATCGAGCGGGCTCACACCCGGGGCTCCTGCGCCATCGTCCACACCCTGCTTCTGCCGGAACTCCGGGAAGCCATGGCGGTCGAGGCGGCCGCCCGGGACATCCCGCAGGTCGACCTGTTCGGCCCGACCCTGGCCGCCCTGGCCCGGGTCGCCGGCGGCGCCCCCCGGATGGAGACGGGCCTCTTCCGGCGGGTCGATGAGGACTACTACCGCCGCATCGAGGCGGTCGAGTTCGCCGTCGACCACGACGACGGACTCGACCCGCGCGGCCTGGATCGGGCTGACGTCGTCCTGGTCGGCGTCTCCCGGACCTCGAAGACGCCCGTCAGCATATACCTGGCCAACAAGCGGGTCAAAGCGGCCAACGTGCCCCTGGTCCCCGAGGTCCCGCCGCCGCCCGAGCTGTTCAAGCTGCCGCGGGGAAAGGTCATCGGCCTGACCATCGACCCCGAAAAGCTCAATGATATCCGTGGGGAGCGGCTCGAAGTCCTCGGTCTGCCCGGCGAGGCCGGTTATGCCAGCCGGGAAAGGATCATCGAGGAACTCGAGTACGCCGGGGGAATCATGAAACACCTCGGTTGCCGCCGCATCGATGTCACCGGCAAGGCCGTCGAGGAGACGGCCGGCGCCATTCTTCGGATGATCAAAGGGAGGGAGACGAGAGACTGA
- the glyS gene encoding glycine--tRNA ligase subunit beta: MPAKKDTGGRQALGGPVDLVLEIGTEEIPARFMPAALEQLAARGRALLKEARLGASDVLAYGTPRRLVLIASGVASRQDDRIIEVKGPARKAAYDPEGRPTKAAEGFARSQGVTPADLTVRTVAGGEYVFALKTELGRTAEEVLGGVFPAFITKLEWPKLMRWGDHDLRFVRPIKWLLALYQDRLIPFSLDGVSSGRETLGHRFLSPKPHRVGHAAEYLPVVRRAQIVVDPAERRTQILAQIRALAEKAGGRVLEDPSLLDEVTYLVEYPTALLGRFNQEYLAVPADILITTMKHHQRYFPVVDAKGHLMPLFITVRNGDDCAIDVVRAGNERVLRARLADGKFFFEEDLARPLRDRVAELDGVSFQERLGTMGDKTHRLEALVVDIAGDDAGLAETARHAAHLAKADLVTSVVKEFPELQGRMGRVYADKAGEPEAVAAAIGEQYRPAFAGDDIPATPAGRLLALADKVDTLSAAFGTGIVPTGSQDPYGLRRAAQGVVAIILGAGLRLSLSGLVDRAFDHLKGIVTAPEGRSALLDFLRQRLQASMDETGLRYDVIEATLSAGFDDLTAALARARALSEVRDEGTFADVVTAFTRAANLAGKAPAVKPIDPGLFQHEAERRLLADYEDVAAEALAMEREERYADFLRSLSRLRPAVDAFFDAVMVMVEDELVRDNRLNLLRSVSNLATRMADLSKLVPAKA; encoded by the coding sequence ATGCCAGCTAAGAAAGATACCGGTGGGCGTCAGGCCCTCGGCGGTCCGGTCGACCTGGTCCTGGAGATCGGCACCGAAGAGATCCCGGCCCGCTTCATGCCGGCGGCCCTCGAGCAACTGGCTGCCCGCGGCCGGGCCCTGCTCAAGGAAGCGCGTTTGGGCGCAAGCGACGTCCTGGCCTATGGGACCCCGCGCCGCCTCGTCCTGATCGCCTCGGGCGTGGCCTCCCGGCAGGACGACCGGATCATCGAGGTCAAGGGGCCGGCCAGGAAGGCCGCCTACGACCCGGAAGGGCGGCCGACCAAGGCGGCCGAGGGCTTCGCTCGCTCGCAGGGGGTCACCCCGGCCGACCTGACCGTCCGGACCGTGGCCGGCGGCGAATATGTCTTCGCCCTAAAGACCGAGCTCGGCCGCACCGCCGAGGAGGTCCTCGGGGGGGTCTTTCCGGCCTTCATCACCAAGCTCGAATGGCCCAAGCTGATGCGCTGGGGCGATCACGACCTGCGCTTCGTCCGGCCGATTAAGTGGCTCCTCGCCCTCTACCAAGACCGGCTCATCCCCTTCAGCCTCGACGGGGTTTCCTCCGGACGGGAGACCCTGGGGCACCGTTTCCTCAGTCCCAAGCCGCATCGGGTGGGCCATGCCGCCGAGTACCTGCCGGTCGTCCGCCGGGCTCAGATCGTCGTCGATCCGGCCGAGCGCCGGACCCAGATCCTGGCCCAGATCCGGGCACTGGCGGAAAAGGCCGGCGGGCGGGTTCTCGAAGACCCGTCCCTCCTCGACGAGGTGACCTACCTGGTCGAGTACCCGACCGCCCTCCTCGGCCGCTTCAACCAAGAATACCTGGCCGTCCCGGCCGACATCCTGATCACCACGATGAAGCACCACCAGCGCTACTTCCCGGTGGTGGACGCCAAGGGCCACCTGATGCCCTTGTTCATCACCGTTCGCAACGGCGACGACTGCGCCATCGACGTCGTCCGGGCCGGCAACGAGAGAGTCCTGCGGGCTCGCCTGGCCGACGGCAAGTTCTTCTTCGAAGAGGACCTTGCCCGGCCCCTCCGGGACCGGGTGGCCGAACTCGACGGCGTCTCCTTCCAAGAGCGATTGGGGACCATGGGCGACAAGACTCACCGCCTAGAAGCCCTGGTGGTGGACATCGCCGGGGACGACGCCGGACTGGCCGAGACGGCGAGGCATGCGGCCCACCTGGCCAAGGCCGATCTCGTCACCAGCGTCGTCAAGGAGTTCCCGGAACTGCAGGGGCGCATGGGCCGGGTCTACGCCGACAAGGCCGGTGAGCCCGAAGCCGTCGCCGCGGCCATCGGTGAGCAGTACCGACCGGCTTTCGCCGGGGACGACATCCCGGCCACGCCGGCCGGGCGCCTCCTGGCCCTGGCCGACAAGGTCGACACCCTCTCAGCCGCCTTCGGCACCGGGATCGTCCCCACCGGCTCGCAGGACCCCTACGGACTGCGCCGGGCGGCCCAGGGCGTGGTGGCGATCATCCTCGGAGCGGGCCTCCGCCTGTCCCTCAGCGGCCTCGTCGACCGGGCCTTCGACCACCTGAAGGGGATCGTCACCGCCCCCGAAGGACGCTCGGCCCTGCTCGACTTCCTTCGTCAGCGGCTGCAGGCCTCGATGGATGAAACCGGGTTGCGCTATGACGTCATCGAGGCGACCCTCTCGGCCGGCTTCGACGATCTGACCGCGGCCCTCGCCCGGGCCCGCGCCCTGTCCGAGGTCCGCGACGAAGGGACCTTCGCCGACGTCGTCACGGCCTTCACCCGCGCGGCCAACCTGGCCGGGAAGGCCCCGGCGGTCAAGCCCATCGACCCCGGCCTCTTCCAGCACGAGGCCGAGAGGCGCCTCCTCGCCGACTATGAGGACGTCGCCGCCGAGGCCCTGGCCATGGAGAGAGAGGAGCGCTACGCCGATTTTCTGAGAAGCCTGTCCCGACTGCGCCCGGCGGTCGACGCCTTCTTCGATGCCGTGATGGTCATGGTCGAGGACGAACTGGTCAGGGACAACCGGCTGAACCTCCTCCGTTCCGTCTCCAATCTGGCCACCCGGATGGCCGATCTGTCCAAGCTCGTCCCGGCCAAGGCCTGA
- the deoC gene encoding deoxyribose-phosphate aldolase: MLTRKSLARMIDHTLLKAQATARDIINLCEEAKEYGFASVCINPGHVALAVANLEGSEVEVCTVIGFPLGATTTATKAAEAGEAVLTGAGEVDMVLNVGALKGGRDDLVERDIRAVVEAGREAFAKRPAGPARPAPKEGGHPLVKVIIEACYLTDEEKARACQAAVRAGADFVKTSTGFGTGGATLEDVRLMRQTVGPDLGVKAAGGIRTLNDALAMIGAGATRLGASAGAAIIKEFDARRGPS, translated from the coding sequence ATGTTGACCCGCAAGAGCCTGGCCCGGATGATCGACCACACCCTGTTGAAGGCCCAGGCGACCGCCCGTGACATCATCAACCTTTGCGAGGAAGCCAAGGAATACGGCTTCGCCTCGGTCTGCATCAACCCGGGACACGTCGCCCTGGCCGTGGCCAACCTGGAGGGCTCCGAGGTGGAAGTCTGCACGGTGATCGGCTTTCCGCTCGGCGCGACGACCACCGCCACCAAGGCGGCCGAGGCGGGTGAGGCCGTCCTGACCGGGGCCGGCGAGGTCGACATGGTCCTCAACGTCGGCGCCCTCAAGGGCGGCCGGGACGACCTGGTCGAGCGGGACATCCGGGCCGTGGTCGAGGCCGGCCGGGAGGCTTTCGCCAAGCGCCCGGCCGGACCCGCCCGTCCCGCCCCGAAGGAAGGCGGGCATCCGCTGGTCAAGGTGATCATCGAGGCCTGTTACCTGACCGATGAGGAGAAGGCCCGGGCCTGCCAGGCCGCCGTCCGGGCGGGGGCCGACTTTGTCAAGACCTCGACCGGCTTCGGGACCGGCGGGGCCACCCTCGAAGACGTCCGGCTGATGCGGCAGACCGTCGGCCCCGACCTCGGGGTCAAGGCCGCCGGCGGCATCCGCACCCTGAACGACGCCCTGGCGATGATCGGGGCCGGGGCCACTCGCCTCGGGGCCAGCGCCGGGGCGGCCATCATCAAGGAGTTCGACGCCCGGCGGGGCCCCTCCTGA
- the glyQ gene encoding glycine--tRNA ligase subunit alpha, whose amino-acid sequence MTFQEVILTLSQFWQDRGCLLGQPYDVEKGAGTMNPMSFFRALGPEPWRVAYVEPSRRPADARYGENPNRFYQHHQFQVIIKPSIDDIQEVYLASLAALGIDAKRHDIRFVEDNWEAPTLGAAGTGWEVWLDGMEITQFTYFQQVGGFEARPVSAEITYGLERLTGYLQDKDNLFDIIWVGDVTYGDVFKRAEYEHSAYSFEVADVGALITAFDLYEREAKRVLEHGLILPAYDFVLKCSHAFNVLEARGAISVTERTRYLGRIRAIARGCAQAWLKVREEMGFPLTGKFGGAGSASGAVDGSEAGQSPRGGESHAS is encoded by the coding sequence CTGACCTTCCAGGAGGTCATCCTGACCCTCAGCCAGTTCTGGCAGGACCGAGGCTGTCTCTTGGGGCAGCCATACGACGTCGAGAAGGGCGCCGGGACGATGAACCCGATGAGTTTCTTCCGAGCCCTCGGCCCGGAACCGTGGCGGGTGGCATATGTCGAGCCCTCCCGTCGTCCGGCCGACGCCCGTTACGGCGAGAACCCCAACCGTTTCTACCAGCACCACCAGTTCCAGGTCATCATCAAACCCTCCATCGACGATATCCAAGAGGTCTACCTGGCCAGCCTGGCCGCTCTGGGGATCGATGCCAAGCGGCACGATATCCGCTTCGTCGAGGACAACTGGGAAGCCCCGACCCTCGGGGCGGCCGGCACGGGCTGGGAGGTCTGGCTCGACGGGATGGAGATCACCCAGTTCACCTACTTCCAACAGGTCGGTGGGTTCGAAGCCCGGCCGGTTTCGGCGGAGATAACCTACGGGCTGGAACGGCTCACCGGCTACCTGCAGGACAAGGATAACCTCTTCGACATCATCTGGGTCGGCGATGTGACTTACGGCGACGTCTTCAAGAGGGCTGAGTATGAGCACTCGGCCTACAGCTTCGAAGTGGCCGACGTGGGCGCTCTGATCACCGCCTTCGACCTCTATGAGCGGGAGGCCAAGCGGGTTCTCGAGCACGGCCTGATCCTGCCGGCCTACGACTTCGTCCTCAAGTGCTCGCACGCGTTCAACGTCCTCGAGGCCAGGGGGGCCATCAGCGTCACCGAGCGCACCCGCTACCTCGGTCGCATCCGGGCGATCGCCCGGGGGTGTGCCCAGGCCTGGCTGAAGGTCCGCGAAGAGATGGGCTTCCCGCTGACCGGCAAGTTCGGCGGCGCCGGGTCGGCGTCCGGGGCCGTCGACGGGTCCGAGGCCGGCCAGTCCCCCAGGGGAGGCGAATCCCATGCCAGCTAA